The sequence below is a genomic window from Haematobia irritans isolate KBUSLIRL chromosome 3, ASM5000362v1, whole genome shotgun sequence.
attacccgaatttattctgataattggttgatagttttgctgcaagtagaggatgctgatgaggaatgtggtaattccgaaacagctgtacatccaaccatcttgcagtctatagggctttgcccaaataaatttgacaagcatacttttcctctgttggttaagctacacttgtagtttagtcaatgcatggctttaagctgagatcaaaaaaaaagaaacaacaataacgattgaagagaagccaacaataacaaacaaaacgaatgaaaattttatttctatagaaaattttctaaaaattttatttctatagaaaattttgtcaaaattttaattctatagaatattttgtcaaaattttattcctatagaaaattttgtcaaaatttttatctatagaaaatttaaaattttttgtctatagaaaatattgtcaaaatttctatataaaatagaatattttgtcaaaaattttatttctgtagaaaattttgttaaaattgtatttatatataaaataaaatattttgtcaaaaaatttatttctacggaaaatagaaaattttgtcaaaattttatttctatagaaaattttatcaaaattttatttctatagaaaattttatcaaaattttatttctatagaaaatttagtaaaaaatttatttccatagacaatttttcaaaattttatttccataaacaacttttcgaaatattatttccatagaaaaattttttttctataaaaaatgttgtataaattttatttctataaaaaattttgtcaaaattttattttcaaagacaATATTGcccacatttgatttctatagaaaatttgtcaaatgtaaaaaattttgtcaaacttttatttctatagaaaattttgtccaaattgtattgctatagaaaattttatcaaaatttaatttctatagaaaattttatcaaaatttaatttcaattatatttgcttagttcggcttgaggtcatgtgaataaaaacagatgttgttgttttttgagttgtatttttatatttaaaattttccaatatttcgagacatctccgatgctcgtcttcagggaaattactttaaacaaaaagaaaaaacatttatcacattaacaaaaaaatatatcattacatgaaaaacacagataattacatttaaatttaaagaacagtgaacttctttacaagggagtatatttacaactaaaagctaatctgtctttctatatttttgtacaatatttctataaatatgtgcacaatggtccgtatcagtcttaaaattcattcgtctttctgcaggtacatttataatatgtagcatctccagagtaaatctccttttataattggtttcttgcgtcaaaatatctacgtccttaaagtttggtttgtgtcctgttaaagtgcaatgtgctgcaagtgccgtcttttgctccaaggacttatcagtggctttctgatcagatttatgccctgagagtctagtttttaatttggttttcgttgtaccaatatatactttttggcaagtatcagagtcatttccattgcatttgatcttatatactacgtttgacttgtcttctttcttaattttagattttgtcttgctgaagaattgatttactgtattatgagtcctttgtgcaatttgaaatttgtccttatttagCATGTTAGATGATTTGAATCTTTCCGAGAATTGGGGGACATATGTCAAGGGTTTATAAATTTTGGGTTCAATTTCGTCATGTTTGAtatgttgttgttcttttacATGTTGTATTAGGTCGTCAATCGTCTTATTCGGGAAATCATTTAATCGCAATATGGTCCTTATCTTATCTtcgttgtccttatgaaatattttgtcgctgatatcgtgtactcttcttataaaatttgtagccgTATTCATTATAACTCGTCTAGGATGTTTGGAGTTGAAATTTATCAATCGTCCTGTGGCTGTTGGCTTTTGATAccagttaatttttattccatttctgTGCCTTAAAATTATGGTATCTAAGTATGGTAACTTGTTGTCCTCTTCTGTTTCCATcgtaaattgaatttgtctatCAAAGGCGTTTAAAGCTGATAAAGTGGCCTGAAcgtcatttttattcaaaatacagaacagatcatctacatattttgtcattatttttggtttaatagtCAATTTTTCCAATACTGAGTCCAAGAGTACTTCCATTACAATATCGGCGATAATAGGTGAAGCTGGTGATCCCATTGGCATTCCTTTACGTTGCTCATACACCTTGTCATCATATACAAAATATCTTGAGTCCTTTAtacaaaaagttaacatttctataaaaatatccatCGGTATCTTCGTATAGTCCTTTATTTCGTcccatttttcttttataatcttAATCGCCAAATTTACTGGAATGCTTGGAAAAAGAGATACTACGTCAAACGAGATCATTGTTTCATTGTCCTCAATCTTAATATTACTGGTTTTATTCTTAAATTCAATTGCGTCCTTTACATTATATTTGGAatctttcgtcaaatttttcaaaatatttacaatatattttgataGTTCATAAGAGGGGGAATTTATTGAAGAACATATCGGTCTTACAGGAACTCCTTCCTTATGTATCTTCGGAAGTCCATAAATTCGAGGGGCGTTAGCAGTTTTAcatatcaattttaatttttcgttggtGTCAATGATGTTCATTCTGAATAATTTTTCCACcagtttgttatttttggtttgtaGTGTTGATGTCGGATCTCTTTTTAAGCGTCTATATGTACAAATAtctcttaaaatatttttcatctttATTTCATAATCGTCTTTATACATCGCTACGGTTTTTCCCCCTTTATCAGCAGTTAGAATAAGTAAATCTTTATTTTCCTTTAGATATTTCCGTGTCTCCCCCACAGTgggggctcaattttaatgacacatttcattaatataatgaaactttttctaccagtgcatgATTTGACCAACGGATCttctgggaggagcaaatttcatccgatccggttgaaatttggtacgtggtgttgatatGTGGCCTCCAagacccatgcaaaaatggatctaaatcgatccataattatatatagcccccatataaaccgttcccgattttgcttgcggagcctccacagATATGGGCCAGTTTTGTGCgatccaatcgcacaaaaactggctcatatctgttcataattgtatatagcccccatatcaatcgaaccccatatttcagtTCTGGCTCTTTAATTACCACGCCACAGTTCATATcaagaattgaattatatacgtattgttccgtttttatattgaggcgtgtttaatcacccgacaattaaaaacacaataaaggcaatctacaatttattttttcactgaTAGATTTCACGTAGCACTCCAACTACCTTACAACTCGAGCTCTTGATTACAACTGACTTACTAGCTCCCTCTGCCaggggtttatataccgagatatgaCGATTTCTAACATTCTGGCTAGTCTTGCCTACAATCATCTAGAACAATCTACAATCACCTCGTCGCGACTATCGCTCATAGTCTTGCCTACAACCATCATCAATAAAGATGATTCTAACAAgtgatgacgtaattttatcgttacaatttgaatttgttacaaaattaacggaaactaatttaaataaacttaaatccagaaatatcaaattcgtaacagtatttaatcggcctttattATCGAAtacatatatcccgcatggactaacttgcaatttagaagacgatattaagaagttttaccataccttgccatcggttagtattaccacaacccaagtaattcggttggtattaccacaaccctcggtaattctatccaatttgcctcaaatttgaaatctagaagtattttaggaccacaaagaagtgtgccaacaatggtgagtatcggtccaagttttgatatagcccccatatagaccgatctcccgattttacttcttgggcttatataatccgtagtttttatcaaatttgcctgaaattgaaaatctaaaggtatttgaggaccataaaatggTGTGCCAAAACTCGtgaatattggtccatgttttggtatatcccccatatagaccgatctcccgattttatttcttggggttatagaaaccgcagtttttaaccaatttgcctgaaattggaaatctagaggtattttagaaccataaagaggtgtgccaaaaatggtgagcatcggtccatgttttggtatatcccctatatagaccgatctcccgattttatttcttgggcttttagaaacctacaagagatgttaatgatcccTTGAAAgcacaaacaaaaattagagTAGTACATTGTAATTCGCTAATTTGGCCTTTtaaaggctttgaattgcttaaataaatggttcttataaatccagaatctgatatagtcttcataggtaaaatctttagatttatctACGGAAAATGTACGATTTGAACTGCTCTATTTTGGAGAATATCTGtcttcaaacccccctgaaatttcaatggaaactataatatgtgtgaaattttgaattgtaaTTGGATGCCCCGTTCGCGtccttttcagcaattttaaacaaagagagtaaaatagactcttactctcttgctagtttttactgaAAAAGTACGCGTTGGCAGAGGTTTTTCCCTCTtgataacaatatttttttttttgcatgaacAAAGACAATCTAGAGGGAGACGCAGCCTCTCTGCGCGAGAGAAAGCAAATATCAAGGtatagagggctatgagaaataAGCTTtatatgtcaattttttccaaggcAGCTCTGGCCAGGAATTAATTGAAACAGCAATATCCATCTATCCAGATTGTCTTTGGCATGAACTCATAACAGTGTTGCCATCGGGACatttctgcaataaaaaacccaaaatatttttagctgaatattatttcaaatgaaattttggtatttcCGATTGTTGTAGATTTAATAGAGCTAGATTGAAAACCAATGCTCTGAGAGCTGCTAACTACAAAAACTATTTCTATGTTAATCTAAGTTAACCTAACTAACATAAACCAAGATCTTTCGAATAAACCAATTATTAGGATGTGTGGACGGTTTTTAGATGCTCAGAGTAGTTGGaaatctctttttatacccttcaccactactgtggtacagggtataataagtttgtgcatttgtatgtaacgccaagaaggagtaatcatagaccaaccttttagtatacggatcggcttagaattaaattctgagtcgatttagcgatgtccgtctgtctgtctgttgatgtatttttgtgtgcatttggggtcctgtttcggctcaaagacgatccctattgatttcggaaaaaatcggttcagatttagatatagctgccatatatatttttcaccgatctggtcttaattggcgtgtatatcaaccgatcttcctcaaattccgtacatccgaatattttatgagtctcgaaaaacttgcaaaatatcagccaaatcggttcagatttagattagaggtgtgcacgtgacacgaaattgtcgtgactcacgaacattttcgtgattcgtgcgtgagtcacgctcatggcaacagcgtgagtgtgcgtgagcgtgattaacaaaccaaaatgtcgtgcgtgagcgtgagtcacgaaaataatatcttcgtgagtgtgcgtgagtaaagaattacactcacgaaaatattcctgctctccaacataaaacgcttaagagttaaattcaataacaattttagtgacacctaggatgttaagagtttaataacactctcgattttaataatgctcatgttttcagacacttcggtaaggtaaattaatcataaaattattcgtgagtcacgatatttttcgtgagtcacgatatttttcgtgagtcacgatatttttcgtgagtcacggtatttttcgtgagtcacgacgttttcgtgcgtgagtgtgcgtgagtacaaattttcttttcgtgagtgtgcgtgagcgtgagtcctaccaaaaaatatcgtgcgtgagtatgatttttcagtcgtgagtgtgcgtgaacgtgagtaaactattactcacgtgcacacctctaatttagatatagctcccatatatagctttcgcccgatttacactcatttgccaccagaggccaattttttgctccgatttagttgaaattttgcatagggagtagaattagcattgtaactatgcgtgccaaatttggttgaaatcggttcagatttggatatatctcccatatatagctttcggccgatttacactcatatgagcacagagcccaatttttaactccgatttagttgaaattttgcacagggagtagaattagcatagtagctatgcgtgccaaatatggttgacatcggttcagatttagatatagctcccatatatatgtttttctgatttcgacaaaaatggtcaatataccaatattttctttgttaaatcgccactgcttagtcgaaaagttgtaaaaatgactctaattttcctaaacttctaatacatatatatcgagcgataaatcataaataaacttttgcgaagtttccttaaaattgcttcagatttaaatgtttcccatatgtttttactaacattgtgttccaccctagtgcattagccgacataaattttgagcctatagattttgtagaagtctatcaaattctgtccagatcgcgtgatatttaaatgtatgcatttgggacaaacctttatatatagcccccaacacgtttgacgaatgtgatatggtatcgaaaatttagatctactaagtggtgcagggtataatatagtcggccccgcccgactttagactttccttacttgttttggaaataattttgcaacatttcaacactattttttatatgaaagttgAGTGTGCAAGTTTGTGGGTCCATAGCAGGTCCCAGGGCTGTATATGGTCTTCAAAAGTAGgtcacataaaattttttgaatttttttagctgTCAAATTTGCAATTATTAATCCCCTAAAACTACATTAGTTCCCAATGTATGGGCCTTACAAGTTTTTTGCGATTCTTTTACAAAGTTATTTTGGACAAAGAAGTTTTCGATTTGGTTGGTGTCAACCACTAACCACTACCCTtggacaatggttagcatgcccgccttgcatacacaaggtcgtgggttcgattcctgctacgaccgaacaccaaaaagtttttcagcggtggattatcccacctcagtaatgctggtgacatttctgagggttacaaagcttctctaagtggtttcactggagtgtggaacgccgttcggactcggctataaaaaggaggtcccttgtcattgagcttaacatggaatcgggcagcactcagtgataagagagaagttcaccactgtggtatcacaatggactgaatagtctaagtgagcctgatacatcgggctgccacataacctaacctaacctaacctacccttgGACTCGACCATTACTCCGCTTGGAGTAATGGTCCATTGATTTTATTTCTGCTACAGTAAATAATGCAATATTAATATCCTAAATTAAatcatttattaaattgtttataattttgaaaactatCCTCAttattgtgttttcttttttatttcaggTGACAATATTTAACACATTCTAACGATTATCACATTATCTCACCTTTAGCGAAGATCCAATTTGTTTTACTATCTCAAGTATATAAAAGTTTACAACATTACCCCATTCAGATATTAACACATTATTTGCAGTCAATTATGATTATTTTCCCGAAAGTCTGCTTAAAActttaacaataaataaaactaacgACATTGTCCTTCTGTACTACCCACAATGCTTCGCTTATTTTATATCGCCACAATTCATGCTAACTATACAAAGGAGTAGTGGAAGAAGTCCTTAACCTTATGTGGATGCATGCGAGTGTGTGTGTCAATACTTTGTGTTGAACAAAAGCAACTATGAaggaaaatatattttggaaaaaaaataatcacTGTTTTCCATAAAACCGCAACATTCACCCACGCCAATACTAGCACACACATACAACTTTGATAATTATACAATAGCTGGGAACACAATTaaggacacaatttcctatagaaataaactgtgtaaaaaatgttctatgcaaataaaattttgaaaaattttctatatttcgaaaaattgtctatggaaataaaattttgaaaaattgtctatggaaataaattttttactaaattttctatagaaaattatctatagaaataaaattttgataaaattttctatagaaataaaattttgacaaaattttctattttccgtagaaataaattttttgacaaaatattttattttatatataaatacaattttaacaaaattttctacagaaataaaatttttgacaaaatattctattttatatagaaattttgacaatattttctatagacataaaattttaaattttctatagaaataaaattttgacaaaattttctataggaataaaatttttagaaaattttctatagaaattaaattttgttgttttaattagttgacctttaaacttttaattatatttgcttagttcggcttgaggtcatgtgaataaaaacagatgttgttgttttttgagttgtatttttatatttaaaattttccaatatttcgagacatctccgatgctcgtcttcagggaaattactttaaacaaaaagaaaaaacatttatcacattaacaaaaaaatatatcattacatgaaaaacacagataattacatttaaatttaaagaacagtgaacttctttacaagggagtatatttacaactaaaagctaatctgtctttctatatttttgtacaatatttctataaatatgtgcacaatggtccgtatcagtcttaaaattcattcgtctttctgcaggtacatttataatatgtagcatctccagagtaaatctccttttataattggtttcttgcgtcaaaatatctacgtccttaaagtttggtttgtgtcctgttaaagtgcaatgtgctgcaagtgccgtcttttgctccaaggacttatcagtggctttctgatcagatttatgccctgagagtctagtttttaatttggttttcgttgtaccaatatatactttttggcaagtatcagagtcatttccattgcatttgatcttatatactacgtttgacttgtcttctttcttaattttagattttgtcttgctgaagaattgatttactgtattatgagtcctttgtgcaatttgaaatttgtccttatttagCATGTTAGATGATTTGAATCTTTCCGAGAATTGGGGGACATATGTCAAGGGTTTATAAATTTTGGGTTCAATTTCGTCATGTTTGAtatgttgttgttcttttacATGTTGTATTAGGTCGTCAATCGTCTTATTCGGGAAATCATTTAATCGCAATATGGTCCTTATCTTATCTtcgttgtccttatgaaatattttgtcgctgatatcgtgtactcttcttataaaatttgtagccgTATTCATTATAACTCGTCTAGGATGTTTGGAGTTGAAATTTATCAATCGTCCTGTGGCTGTTGGCTTTTGATAccagttaatttttattccatttctgTGCCTTAAAATTATGGTATCTAAGTATGGTAACTTGTTGTCCTCTTCTGTTTCCATcgtaaattgaatttgtctatCAAAGGCGTTTAAAGCTGATAAAGTGGCCTGAAcgtcatttttattcaaaatacagaacagatcatctacatattttgtcattatttttggtttaatagtCAATTTTTCCAATACTGAGTCCAAGAGTACTTCCATTACAATATCGGCGATAATAGGTGAAGCTGGTGATCCCATTGGCATTCCTTTACGTTGCTCATACACCTTGTCATCATATACAAAATATCTTGAGTCCTTTAtacaaaaagttaacatttctataaaaatatccatCGGTATCTTCGTATAGTCCTTTATTTCGTcccatttttcttttataatcttAATCGCCAAATTTACTGGAATGCTTGGAAAAAGAGATACTACGTCAAACGAGATCATTGTTTCATTGTCCTCAATCTTAATATTACTGGTTTTATTCTTAAATTCAATTGCGTCCTTTACATTATATTTGGAatctttcgtcaaatttttcaaaatatttacaatatattttgataGTTCATAAGAGGGGGAATTTATTGAAGAACATATCGGTCTTACAGGAACTCCTTCCTTATGTATCTTCGGAAGTCCATAAATTCGAGGGGCGTTAGCAGTTTTAcatatcaattttaatttttcgttggtGTCAATGATGTTCATTCTGAATAATTTTTCCACcagtttgttatttttggtttgtaGTGTTGATGTCGGATCTCTTTTTAAGCGTCTATATGTACAAATAtctcttaaaatatttttcatctttATTTCATAATCGTCTTTATACATCGCTACGGTTTTTCCCCCTTTATCAGCAGTTAGAATAAGTAAATCTTTATTTTCCTTTAGATATTTCCGTGTCTCCCCCACAGTGGGGGAGACACGGAAATATCTAAAGGAAAATAAAGATTTACTTATTCTAACTGCTGATAAAGGGGGAAAAACCGTAGCGATGTATAAAGACGATTATGAAATaaagatgaaaaatattttaagagaTATTTGTACATATAGACGCTTAAAAAGAGATCCGACATCAACACtacaaaccaaaaataacaaactgGTGGAAAAATTATTCAGAATGAACATCATTGACaccaacgaaaaattaaaattgatatgTAAAACTGCTAACGCCCCTCGAATTTATGGACTTCCGAAGATACATAAGGAAGGAGTTCCTGTAAGACCGATATGTTCTTCAATAAATTCCCCCTCTTATGAACtatcaaaatatattgtaaatattttgaaaaatttgacgaaagatTCCAAATATAATGTAAAGGACGCAATTGAATTTAAGAATAAAACCAGTAATATTAAGATTGAGGACAATGAAACAATGATCTCGTTTGACGTAGTATCTCTTTTTCCAAGCATTCCAGTAAATTTGGCGATTaagattataaaagaaaaatgggACGAAATAAAGGACTATACGAAGATACCGatggatatttttatagaaatgttaactttttgtaTAAAGGACTCAAGATATTTTGTATATGATGACAAGGTGTATGAGCAACGTAAAGGAATGCCAATGGGATCACCAGCTTCACCTATTAT
It includes:
- the LOC142229525 gene encoding uncharacterized protein LOC142229525, with the protein product MISFDVVSLFPSIPVNLAIKIIKEKWDEIKDYTKIPMDIFIEMLTFCIKDSRYFVYDDKVYEQRKGMPMGSPASPIIADIVMEVLLDSVLEKLTIKPKIMTKYVDDLFCILNKNDVQATLSALNAFDRQIQFTMETEEDNKLPYLDTIILRHRNGIKINWYQKPTATGRLINFNSKHPRRVIMNTATNFIRRVHDISDKIFHKDNEDKIRTILRLNDFPNKTIDDLIQHVKEQQHIKHDEIEPKIYKPLTYVPQFSERFKSSNMLNKDKFQIAQRTHNTVNQFFSKTKSKIKKEDKSNVVYKIKCNGNDSDTCQKVYIGTTKTKLKTRLSGHKSDQKATDKSLEQKTALAAHCTLTGHKPNFKDVDILTQETNYKRRFTLEMLHIINVPAERRMNFKTDTDHCAHIYRNIVQKYRKTD
- the LOC142231302 gene encoding uncharacterized protein LOC142231302; its protein translation is MFILNNFSTIRISKSLFSFRYFRVSPTVGETRKYLKENKDLLILTADKGGKTVAMYKDDYEIKMKNILRDICTYRRLKRDPTSTLQTKNNKLVEKLFRMNIIDTNEKLKLICKTANAPRIYGLPKIHKEGVPVRPICSSINSPSYELSKYIVNILKNLTKDSKYNVKDAIEFKNKTSNIKIEDNETMISFDVVSLFPSIPVNLAIKIIKEKWDEIKDYTKIPMDIFIEMLTFCIKDSRYFVYDDKVYEQRKGMPMGSPASPIIADIVMEVLLDSATLSALNAFDRQIQFTMETEEDNKLPYLDTIILRHRNGIKINWYQKPTATGRLINFNSKHPRRVIMNTATNFIRRKCPDGNTVMSSCQRQSG